The Salmo salar chromosome ssa06, Ssal_v3.1, whole genome shotgun sequence sequence ggagacacctgaaacaccacctctttaaggaatacctaggataggataaagtaatccttctaaccccccaccccccttaaaatatttagatgcactattgtaaagtggttgttccactggatatcataaggtgaatgcaccattttgtaagtcgctctggataagagcgtctgctaaatgacttaaatgtaaatgtaaatgtaaatggggaAAAAAAGATAAACAATGATAGACTGTGGTCAACCCAGATACATATTTAATATGTCCAACAGTTCACTAATACATATATTAGAACAATGATTTGATAAATGTCATTGCTCCTGTCCTAACCCATTGACCTAACTAAATCACCCCTCATATATTGGGGTCTAGTAGATTTTGAAAGTAGTAAGTTTGAGGTCTCCTTTGATACGAATGTAGGTAATGACGTCTAGGCCTTCACGATTGGGGAACTGGATCTCCTGTCCATCAGGCATCTCCACTTCAAACATGTCGCCCATCAGCTTCAGCACAATCTTGAGAGGGAGAAACCCCATTTGTTTACATCATTAGTGTTGTAGCACATTCACCCTTACACCCACATGGCCAATTGCAACGAACAAGGTGGACTAAGCACTGTGCAGTGTATTAGCGCTAGTTTCCTTCAAACGATACTAGCAGGAGATTACATGGACATAGGCCCTAATTGTTTCTGTTATATTGAACACCTGAAACACTATGCCCAAGATTCTCCATTTGTTTGGTCAGGAccaaacccccctccctccatatTTTCAACCTCCATTTTCACACCTTGAATGTAGAACCCCTTTGGAGTGGATTGTGGAGCTCTCTCTTCTCATCACCCCAGCAGCCGGCAATCTTTGAGTTGCACACGAGCACAGTACCATCAGTGTCATCATTGAAGCGTGGGTTAAAGTGCAGTGCCAGGTCGTCTTCATCACAGCCCAGGTCGATCTGGAACCTGgatatataatacatataatacATGTCTGTCTAACATGAATTGATTTCACACATACAGAATACCAAAACAAAACCATTCCCTGGTCTGTCCTCCTCTTTTGAACAATAATTTGTGAAACTGGtagtttattattttttttatgcaTAAATTAATCTTATGGGTCCCTCTGTGTGatataaacacaaaaacaattaaatgcagctcccgagtggcacagtggtctaagacactgcatctcagtgcaagaggcgtcactgcatcacatccggctgtgattgggagtcccatagggcggcgcacaattgggccgggtttggctggggtaggccgtcattgtaaataagaatttgttcttactgaCTTgcgtattttttaatttttttaaatgtacctcTCAGCCGCATCCATAATCCTCCCCTGTACTTTGAACTGGTCTCCAGCTCTCAGCTCCACATGCTTCAGCTCAAGTTCCTATGAAGAACCATATAATTAAATTGAGTGCTTTTGAACATAAGGTAAAAGGGATTTTGTATTTTAATATGTCATGTTGGGTTATAAAATATTTAATGACTGACTTTTAATAATCATTGGAATCACTATGTACAGTGCATGTGTCGGGTTCaccttggggtcatgataggggctgtaccaaatgtttgatgtattataataattgattatgcgtATGTTGTATTTATAGAAGGGggggttataagacccctccctccttgcatttatagggtcctatactatagattaacaatatatatatattaattataaTGTTTAATATTGTTCTACAGTCTTTTCTAAGTCTCTGCCTCTTATAAAGAAACGGTCTGAGAGATTTGTGACTgtgagacagaactctgcaggggagtgaaagagataagagactagtcagacatTCCACTATAAATCAACTTGGGGAGTGGACATTTACTGCTGAGCCTTTAGATAACACTGAAACTCTTTGTTTATGTAGCTGTGTAGGCATGGgtttggtctcatgagtagaaggtaaTGACGTAGGCAGTGACATCACTAAGATATATGACTGCAGGCATAATAAAACAACTCGAACCCTTTTctattttgcagaacttactcAGAAACATGTGTGCTATGTTCCTGTTGTCAACTTGCAAATAATAAAGGTTTTTGATtgatttaattaaagatattgtctaatgctaatttcaccaatgagccaatgattgacaaggaacaaggaacgaACCCCAACACATGCATAGATTACTTTTTCAACAATTACCATGTTGTCAAAACATAATCAAGACTCAAGGGCCTGACTGTTTAAATGAATTCACTCAGCAACACATATCTGAGTGCAGTAAGCATGTAGGCcactatggctgcgtttacacaggcagcccaattctgatatttttccacAAAAGATAAGATTTGGGCTGCCTGTATAAACATGGCCTCTTCAGTAAGTAACTGTGTGGAATAAAAGTATCACCACATGAAAGCATGAAAGTTAATGAGACTTACCATTGGCATTGCCATGTTGTCACTGGTGGTCAAAGCGGCCCTGAGTGTGGTTTGAGATGCAAGACGGACTGGGATCGGACAAGATAACCTTATTTCCTGAGATACAGAGAGTAAAATGTTAGTTGCAAGTTTGTACTATCCTTTTATGTGCGCAACCCTCCTCACACAGGTCACTCACTGATTAACATGATAATGAGGCATGCTTAATGATGACtcaataaaaacaataaaattATTCTCTTACTCACACCCTGATACTAGGTTATGACAAGAAGCTTGGTGGCAGACTGGCAGGGAAGATAGTTGCCTACTAAACTGATGCTTTTACTCACATGGAAAAGCCTGATATTTGATGAAAGTCACTCTGATCAATAATCAACTGTGTAGTGCTGCActgtatattataaactgggtggtttgagccctgaatgctgattggctgacagccgctAGTGGTGCTGTAATTACATTGTTTAAAGTAAATGACTGTCCAGTGAAAAATCTTACTTTTAAAAGCTCATCTtgtgttaactcatacccaaataatgttatCAACTCATCTTTTACTCATATTTTGTGGTCAAAGCATACATTTCAGAAAAAAACCACACTTCAAACCCCACCTTAAagttgtatctcaaacagacggtttcaaaaatgcttgctatttcctcatataACATGATGTCACGTTTTTGGCCGAGACGTCTCATTGGCTCATTGGCTGAGCTGGCCATTAAGTCGTTTCCTTGTCATTAATATTTTTAATTACTGGTATACGCCCAcagcattctgttgttggggtaccctcacaccattcaaacacagaaaagctgctttttaacatatatttttaaattgaaggaaataactatttaactaatattgtaattaattataggtcatatttaataGAAATCTGGAAGCACTGGACAGTTAAAGTGCATGATCTGCCCTTAACAAATACAACAATGAATAGATTTTATGAATCAACAGTATATTCAGATATGGGAAAGTGTGGGAAAGCTGGGAAAGTGTGACGACTTCCCTAGCCTATCAACCTTTTTAGTCTTTCAATGGTCTTCCAAGTGCAAAGCATACAAAAACGCTATTGAAAATATTCTATAAAAGGCATCAGGTAGAATAAGTAGATGAAtccacaaatacaattttatacaTATCTTAAATGACAGCGTTTTCAtgaattgtattatataatattgAAATCCAGTCcaaaacagtatggtccttgcgATCTGGAATCCTCGGGACctccctaccccattgaagtagAAATgttaaatggttaaggtaagggttaaggttatgtaAGGATtatggttagggtaggggttagggtaagggtgggACGTCCCAAGGTCCAGGATAGCGCTGACCATCTCAATGGGGAGAAGGGAAAAATAATCAATGACGGTTTCCGCCAAATTCCCGGAAGTGACGAGACATGTAAACAGAATCTTCTTTTTGACAGATGAATAACCCGTGAAGTGGTCCGAAGAAATACaaaataacctaaaatacaatgTACATTTAAAGAAACATTCCCCAGGGGCATGAGATAAACGTTTGTGTTAAGATAACAACGCGCGTGTCATCAACTGTGTCGGAGGTAAATAGCTGGCCAGTGGCCACCTTTCTTTTTTTATCATGCTCATTTGCCATACACATACTGCTGACAGCTGCCAACATTAGGTAGCCTAGCTAGCAAGTAAGCTAAACATTATTTAGGGAGGTAGCTTGCTACTAAAGTTgccagtttttgttgttgttgctttcaTTACAAAAGTACATGTTTGACTTTTGCGACAACAtaacctcccgagtggcgcagcggaccaaggcactgcatcgcagtgctagaggcgtcactacagaccctggttcgattccagtctgtatcacaaccggccgtgattgggagtcccatagggcggcgtacaattgtcccagcgttgtccgggttagggtttggacggggtaggccgtcattgtaaataagaacttgttcttaactgacttgcctggttaaataaaagccTAGCTAGGCTTGAACCAGGACTGACTAGCTGTGCTTGAGGAGACGAGGATCTCGTCATATTCATCGTCAACTAAAGCCCAGGTACTGGTTCAAGCTAGGCTCAGCTATCTACCAGCTGTGTTGGCTGACAGCAGCCAGCGAATTCCCATTTCTTTCCAGCAAATAAAGGAAAGCTTTCAAGTTATTTGTTGCCCACATATTATGTTCAGTTACTGTGTCAGCATTGGCAACCTTAACCAGTGATGGAATTTTGTGTGAGGTAACTAgttaacttattttttttaatgtcttTATAGACATAGCTACTGCTTGACTAAGATTAATCAATGCCATTCTTGTTTTCCTCTTAGCCAGATTATACAGGATAAACAGTCCTGGAATGTTCACAGACATGGACTATGAGTTGGATGAGGACAAACTGTAAGTAAATATGATTTGCATCCTTTTCATGttctacatgtaaaaaaaaagtgaaaacaggtttttagaaatgtttgcaaatgtatttatataaaaaaaaaaaaaataccttatttacataagtattcagaccctttgccatgagactcgaaattgagatcagaTACATCTTGTTTccagtgatcatccttgagatgtttctacaacttgattggagtccacctgtggtaaatccaattgattggacataatttggaaaggcacacacttgtctatataaggtcccacagttgacagtgcatggctgagcaaaaaccaagccatgaggttgaaggaattgtccgtagagcttcgagacaggattgtgtcaagacagagatctggagaagggtaccataaatattctgcagcattgaaggtccccaagaacagtagcctccatcatgcttatatggaagaagtttggaaccaccaagactctccctagagctggctgcctggccaaactgaccaagaacccgacggtcactctgacagagctccagagttcctctgtggagatgggagaaccttccagaaggacaaccatctctgcagcacttcaccaatcaggcttttatgctAGAGTGGCTTGACTGAAGCCATTcctccagtaaaaggcacatgacagtccacttggagtttgccaaaaggcacctaaaggactctcaccatgagaaacaagattctctagtctgatgaaaccaatattgaactctttggcctgaatgccaagcatcacatctggggGGAACCAGggaccgctcatcacctggccaataccatccctacggtgaagcatggtggtgtcagcatcatgctttggggatgttgttcagtagcagggactgggagactcgtcaggatcaagggaaagatgaacggagcaaagtacagagagatccttgatgaaaacctgatctagagcgctcaggaccaccGACTCGAGCAAAGGTTCACATTGacaacaatgacccaaagcacacagccaagacaacgcttgAGTGGctgcgggacaagtctctgaatgtccttgagtggcccagccagagcccggacttgaacctgatcaaacatctctggagagacctgaaaatagctgtgcagcgacactccccatccaacctgatagagcttgaggggatctacagactagaatgggagaaactccacaaatacaggtgtgccaagctagtagcatcatgcccaagaagacttgaggctgtaatcactgctaaaggtgcttcatcaaagtactgagtaaaaggtctgaatacttatgtaaatgtaatattttcagGGGGGGGTTTattatacatttgccaaaatttctaataacctgtttttgctttgccattatgggggtattgtgtgcagattgatgaaggtaaaaaactatttaatcaattttagaataaggctgtaaagtaacaaaatgtggaaaaagtgaaaatTGCACTGTACATCTCATCTAATTGGCTTTGACAGCGCTTGCTTTCCCAAATCATATTGTAGACACTAGACAGACAATGTATTGAAAGAATCTCCAATTATCCTTCAACAGGGGGATCCCTACAGTCCCTGGGACTATATCCCTGAAGAAGGATGCTCAGAACCTGATAGGGATCAGCATCGGGGGAGGGGCGCAGTACTGTCCCTGTCTTTACATTGTACAGGTATTATGTACCTCTATACTGTACCTCAGTCCATTAGAGCGGTTGTGTTTGGTTCAGAAGCTATGTATCCAGAGTGTTAACAAAATCAGAAAAATTAGATTATAGATGCATTGTATAAACCATTTTCTTGAACTTTCTTAAAGCAGTTTGTTTTAAGGCTCTGAGCTCTTATGGCTTTGTTTTTGTCAGTGTTGGATATATTCTTTACCTGTAACTGGGATCTCTGTCAGGTCTTTGACAACACCCCTGCTGCTCTGGAGGGGACTCTGGCGGCTGGCGACGAGATCACAGGAGTGAACGGCAAACCTGTGAAGGGCAAGACAAAGGTGGAGGTGGCAAAGATGATTCAGGCTGTCCAGGTACAATAAGAGGGCTTGGAATTAGCTTTTCAATCAATTTTGGTTTGATACTACAAAAGGCTACAAACCAGTTAGTGTATTTCCTATAGTTATTTTTTGATAGCCACACAACCCAAACCATGTATCAACACTGAAAAGACTAACAAGACTTACCAGTAGATAAAAATAGAAAGTCCAAAGCCACAGTATTTAATTCTGGATTCTGTGTTTTTTGGCAGTAAATTACCAGTCAGTCTGAAAAGGGCTGCGGTCACTATTAGACGTTAAATAATAGGGTCACCTCAGATCGCTCAGCGGAGCTAGTGAGAACAGGACAATAGCCAGGAGTTTGGGCCCTCACATCACCAGTGTGGAGTGGCAATGTTGTTTTTAAATCTATTGTGACGACACAGGAAGCTATGCGAGTTCAATGACTACCCCACCATGGTCTGTGCTCAGGattagagagatggggagagatgctCCACTGTCTGTATAAAGGATTATAATGTGCCATTGTTGCCCTTAGGCTTCGCTGACTCTTTCATTTTTTTGCATGCTATGCCCACTGAGTTGGAATTGTCACAGTGGTATTTATTGATATTACTTGCAAACTTTGTGCAGAGGATCAGAGGATCTGTAGTTCGTATGTTTCTACACTTGCAGAAGCACCTTTGTTTGGCTTAAATACTGCTATATTGTCCTTCATGATTTTCTGTTTAAATTAGTTACAGACACACTTTGTACAATGTTTGGCAATACCTGGTTCACTATGACCTGCCTGTAACGCTAATCCTCAGACTAACCAGGGGAGAAAGCCAATGTCAGGTTAGGTAGATCTATCAATACTGTATTGCCTGGGGGAAGCCCATAggctatatatactgctcaaaaaaataaagggaacactaaaataacacatcctagatctgaatgaatgaaataatcttattaaatacttttttctttacatagttgaatgtgctgacaacaaaatcacacaaaaataatcaatggaaatccaatgtatcaacccatggaggtctggatttggagtcacactcaaaattaaagtggaaaaccacactacaggctgatccaactttgatgtaatgtccttaaaacaagtcaaaatgaggctcagtagtgtgtgtggcctccacgtgcctgtatgacctccctacaacgcctgggcatgctcctgatgaggtggcggatggtctcatttacattacatttacatttaagtcctttagcagttttgactgggctgagcgggaactgtgcttcctcagaggtaggggggccagcaggccagaggtggatgaacgcagtgcccttgtttgggtgtagggcctgatcagagcctgaaggtatggaggtgccgttcccttcacagctccgtaggcaatcaccatggtcttgtagcggatgcgagcttcaactggaagccagtggagagagagcggaggagcggggtgatgtgagagaacttgggaaggttgaacaccagacgggctgcggcgttctggatgagttgtaggggtttaatggcacaggcagggagcccagccaacagcgagttgcagtaatccagacgggagatgacaagtgcctggattaggacctgcgccgcttcctgtgtgaggcagggtcgtactctgcgaatgttgtagagcatgaacctacaggatcgggtcaccgccttgatgttagtggagaacgacagggtgttgtccaggatcacgccaaggttcttagcactctgggaggaggggacaagggagttgtcaaccgtgatggcgagatcatggaacgggcagtccttccccgggaggaagagcagctccgtcttgccgaggttcagcttgagctggtgatccgtcatccacactgatatgtctgacagacatgcagagatgcgattcgccgcctggttatcagaagggggaaaggagaagattaattgtgtgtcgtctgcatagcaatgataggagagaccatgtgaggatatgacagagccaagtgacttggtgtatagcgagaataggagagggcctagaacagagccctgggggacaccagtggtgagagcgcatggtgcggagacagattctcgccacgccacctggtaggagcgacctgtcaggtaggacgcaatccaagcgtgggccgcgccggagatgcccaactcggagaggaggatctgatggttcacagtatcaaaggcagcagaaaggtctagaaggatgagagcagaggagagagagttagctttagcagtgcggagagcctccgtgacacagagaagagcagtctcagttgaatgcccagtcttgaaacctgactgattaggatcaagaaggtcattctgagagagatagcaggagagctggccaaggacggcacgttcaagagttttggagagaaaagaaagaagggatactggtctgtagttgttgacatcggagggatcgagtgtaggtttttttcagaaggggtgcaactctcgctctcttgaagacggaagggacgtagccagcggtcaaggatgagttgatgagcgaggtgaggaaggggagaaggtctccggaaatggtctggagaagagaggaggggatagggtcaagtgggcaggttgttgggcggccggccgtcacaagatgcgagatttcatctggagagagaggggagaaagaggtcaaagcacagggtagggcagtgtgagcaggaccagcgatgtcgtttgacttagcaaacgaggatcggatatcgtcaaccttcttttcaaaatggttgacgaagtcatctgcagagagggaggagggggggggaggattcaggagggaggagaaggtagcaaagagcttcctagggttagaggcagatgcttggaatttagagtggtagaaagtggctttagcagcagagacagaagaggagaatgtagagaggagggagtgaaaggacgccaggtccgcaggggaggcgagttttcctccatttccgctcggctgcccggagccctgttctgtgagctcgtagtgagtcgtcgagccacggagcaggaggggaggaccgagccggcctggaggataggggacagagaaaatcaaaggatgcagaaagggaggagaggagggttgaggaggcagaatcaggagataggttggagaaggtttgagcagagggaagagatgataggatggaagaggagagagtagcgggagagagagagcgaaggttgggacggcgcaataccatccgagtaggggcagagtgagaagtgttggatgagagcgagagggaaaaggatacaaggtagtggtcggagatttggaggggagttgcaatgagattagtggaagaacagcatctagtaaaaatgaggtcaagcgtattgcctgccttgtgagtagggggggaaggtgagagggtgaggtcaaaagaggagaggagtggaaagaaggaggcagagaggaatgagtcgaaggtagacgtggggaggttaaagtcacccagaactgtgagaggtgaaccatcctcaggaaaggaacttatcaaggcgtcaagctcattgatgaattctccaagggaacctggagggcgataaatgataaggatgttaagcttgaaagggctggtaactgtgacagcatggaattcaaatgaggagatagacagatgggtcaggggagaaagagagaatgtccacttgggagagatgaggattccagtgccaccaccccgttggctcgatgctctaggggtatgcgagaacacgtgggcagacgaagagagagcagtaggagtagcagtgttatctgtggtaatccatgtttccgtcagcgccaggaagtctagggactggagggtagcataggctgagatgaactcagccttgttggctgcagaccggcagttccagaggctgccggagacctggaactccacgtgggtcgtgcgcgctgagaccaccaggttagagtggcagcggccacgcggtgtgaagcgtttgtatggcctgtgcagagaggagagaacagggatagacagatacatagttgacaagctacagaagtgttgtttcttgtattattgtctcgtgtctttagagaactgtttctctttgatatcctttttcttctgtcctgattttctctttcttttcttctgttaactagatattctttgttgttcttcgttagctagctagcttcttccaaaagagtccctagcaactgcttagcaactggtaaacaattcagttagctaagataactacaattttatgaaaaatagttatttttcaaaagcctatcttctttgtttgttgcttgttttttctcctattcagtcttgcagttttcttttgcttttttccgatgtacttcactctaaaaaacatgtaaatttcaatatttgtaggagctcatttttcagctgctgctgctcaaattggagttccggaatgaatgtctcctgagggatctcctcccagacctggactaaagcatccgccaactcctggacagtctgtggtgcaacgtggcgttggtggatggagcgagacatgatgtcccagatgtgctcaattggattcaggtctggggaacgggcgggccagtccatagcatcaatgccttcctcttgcaggaactgctgacacactccagccacatgaggtctagcattgtcttgcattaggaggaacccagggccaaccgcaccagcatatggtctcacaaggggtctgaggatctcatctcggtacctaatggcagtcaggctacatctggcgagcacatggagggctgggcggccccccaaagaaatgccacctcacaccataactgacccaccgccaaaccggtcatgctgggggatgttgcaggcagcagaacgttctccacggcgtctccagactctgtcacgtctgtcacatgtgctcagtgtgaacctgctttcatctgtgaagagcacagggcgccagtggcgaatttgccaatcttggtgttctctggcaaatgccaaacgtcctgcacagtgttgggctgtaagcacaacccacacctgtggacgtcgggccctcataccaccctcatggagtctgtttctaaccttttgagcagacacatgcacatttgtggcctgctggaggtcattttgcagggctctggcagtgctcctcctgctcctccttgcacaaaggcggaggtagcggtcctgctgctgggttgttgccctcctacagcctcctccacgtctcctgacgtactggcctgtctcctggtagcgcctccatgctctaagtggacagtttgatttcacaaaagtgtgattgacttggagttacattgtgttgttatagtgttccctttatttttttgagcagtgtattttagttTGAGTAA is a genomic window containing:
- the LOC106607155 gene encoding galectin-2 isoform X2; its protein translation is MAMPMELELKHVELRAGDQFKVQGRIMDAAERFQIDLGCDEDDLALHFNPRFNDDTDGTVLVCNSKIAGCWGDEKRELHNPLQRGSTFKIVLKLMGDMFEVEMPDGQEIQFPNREGLDVITYIRIKGDLKLTTFKIY
- the LOC106607155 gene encoding galectin-2 isoform X1, with the protein product MASSANEPMRRLGQKRDIMLYEEIASIFETVCLRYNFKEIRLSCPIPVRLASQTTLRAALTTSDNMAMPMELELKHVELRAGDQFKVQGRIMDAAERFQIDLGCDEDDLALHFNPRFNDDTDGTVLVCNSKIAGCWGDEKRELHNPLQRGSTFKIVLKLMGDMFEVEMPDGQEIQFPNREGLDVITYIRIKGDLKLTTFKIY